Proteins encoded within one genomic window of Triticum aestivum cultivar Chinese Spring chromosome 2D, IWGSC CS RefSeq v2.1, whole genome shotgun sequence:
- the LOC123052339 gene encoding pre-mRNA-splicing factor 18, whose protein sequence is MDLLRKELEKKRKAATADFGGKNFVRRSELEDKQLQKRRQIPAKVPSVPTPNSSAASDPTNSNADPAQAGGGNPNPSSSAAAASVPPALAGKKATPEDTLHSEERRIDELVLPRNEVMRRLRVLREPVTLFGEDDADRLDRLKLVLKSGAIDDIDDLEMTEGQTNDFLRDMIELRMRQKAGRDAYGKGKGKRVGAGDGGEGGALGDDVDEGDGDARRSGDDADADKDSKRMKTKFEELCDEDKILVFFKRLLNEWNQELDDMTELEKRSAKGKSMFATFKQCARYLSPLFEFCRKKVLPDDIRKALLFIVDCCMKRDYLQAMDQYIKLAIGNAPWPIGVTMVGIHERSAREKIYTNSVAHIMNDETTRKYLQSIKRLMTLCQRRYPALPSKSVEFNSLANGSDLQALLSEEKNPTKGPSEDRLRLMPASKE, encoded by the exons ATGGATCTCCTGAGGAAGGAGCTGGAGAAGAAGCGGAAGGCGGCGACGGCCGACTTCGGCGGTAAGAACTTTGTCCGGCGGTCGGAGCTGGAGGACAAGCAGCTCCAGAAGCGCCGCCAGATCCCCGCCAAGGTTCCTTCTGTGCCCACCCCCAACTCCTCCGCCGCCTCCGACCCTACCAACTCCAACGCCGACCCAGCCCAGGCCGGGGGcgggaaccctaaccctagctcctccgccgccgcggcctctgTTCCGCCCGCCCTCGCGGGGAAGAAGGCCACGCCGGAGGATACGCTCCACTCCGAGGAGCGCCGCATTGATGAGCTCGTCCTCCCGCGGAACGAGGTCATGCGGCGCCTCCGGGTGCTCCGCGAGCCGGTCACGTTATTTGGGGAGGACGACGCCGACCGCCTTGATCGCCTCAAGCTCGTGCTCAAGTCCGGAGCCATCGACGACATTGACGACCTCGAGATGACAGAGGGGCAGACCAACGATTTCCTCCGTGACATGATTGAGCTCCGCATGCGGCAGAAGGCTGGTCGAGATGCCTACGGCAAGGGTAAAGGCAAGCGTGTAGGTGCTGGTGATGGCGGCGAGGGTGGCGCCCTGGGAGATGATGTGGATGAAGGGGATGGGGATGCCCGGAGGAGTGGGGATGATGCTGACGCAGACAAGGACTCGAAGCGAATGAAGACCAAGTTTGAGGAGCTTTGTGATGAAGACAAGATCTTAGTCTTCTTCAAGAGGTTGCTCAATGAGTGGAACCAGGAGCTGGATGATATGACAGAGCTGGAGAAGCGTTCGGCAAAGGGAAAGTCAATGTTTGCAACATTCAAGCAGTGTGCGCGGTATCTCAGTCCCCTGTTTGAGTTCTGCAGGAAGAAG GTTCTTCCCGATGACATCCGTAAAGCATTGCTCTTTATTGTGGACTGCTGCATGAAGCGTGATTATTTGCAAGCAATGGACCAATACATCAAGCTGGCCATTGGCAACGCGCCATGGCCTATTGGAGTCACTATGGTTGGTATCCACGAGCGTTCTGCCCGAGAGAAGATTTACACGAACAGTGTGGCTCATATCATGAATGACGAGACCACTCGCAAGTACCTTCAGTCGATCAAGAGGCTCATGACCCTTTGCCAGCGGCGTTATCCTGCTCTGCCCTCCAAATCAGTGGAGTTCAACAGCCTGGCAAATGGGAGTGACCTGCAGGCCCTTCTATCGGAGGAGAAGAATCCAACGAAAGGTCCTTCTGAGGACAGGCTCCGGCTGATGCCAGCCTCAAAAGAGTGA
- the LOC123055729 gene encoding protein YABBY 3-like, whose amino-acid sequence MAIGSNFHCADCNANPAAHMHAPLPQEDVCARCDKCWISHQVAPVSVARAYKPRSLPRRTTRTYARPQITRLVVAVAAAMSSSASLPALGLPERLGYVQCRFCNTILLVNVPCSGLLKMVAVQCGRCAGILSVSVASPPPPPPSVELPLQVSTLLTKLLCMDIII is encoded by the exons ATGGCGATCGGGAGCAATTTTCACTGTGCTGATTGCAACGCGAACCCTGCCGCGCACATGCATGCCCCACTGCCCCAAGAGGACGTGTGTGCGCGTTGCGATAAATGTTGGATTAGCCACCAGGTTGCTCCAGTCAGTGTTGCTCGTGCCTATAAACCGCGGTCCCTTCCACGGCGCACCACCCGCACATACGCGCGCCCACAGATCACAcggctcgtcgtcgccgtcgccgccgccatgtcgTCGTCGGCATCTCTCCCAGCTCTCGGCCTCCCGGAGCGGCTCGGCTACGTGCAGTGCAGGTTCTGCAACACCATCTTGCTG GTGAACGTGCCGTGCAGCGGCCTTCTCAAGATGGTGGCGGTGCAGTGCGGCCGCTGCGCCGGCATCCTCTCCGTCAGCGTGGCTTCTcccccaccaccgccgccgtccgTCGAGCTGCCTCTGCAGGTCAGCACTTTGCTTACCAAGTTGCTTTGCATGGACATCATCATATAG